A region of Solanum dulcamara chromosome 7, daSolDulc1.2, whole genome shotgun sequence DNA encodes the following proteins:
- the LOC129896020 gene encoding uncharacterized protein LOC129896020 codes for MGCWSAENATKAFLKTMNMGKRATEPNGAEFISALAAGNNAQIMVVACANVADSTTLALVAAAQQTRGRVVCILRGIEELHLSQMALGANSSHLEFVVANSQTLEMLLPNYYKDADFIAVDCNIQNHEEILESLRKNRRDKSTIVLGYNAFCKESWRSSPLRTQLLPIGEGLLLTRITAKAKKDTDRGHWIVKVDKCTGEEHVYRVKSPRRRVVEA; via the exons atgggtTGCTGGTCTGCTGAAAATGCCACCAAAGCCTTTCTCAAAACCATGAATATG GGAAAGAGAGCCACAGAGCCAAACGGGGCAGAGTTCATTTCCGCGCTTGCTGCAGGAAACAATGCACAAATCATGGTAGTTGCTTGTGCCAATGTTGCAGACTCCACCACCCTTGCCCTGGTGGCTGCAGCACAACAAACCAGAGGACGAGTGGTCTGCATCCTCCGGGGCATAGAAGAATTACATCTCTCCCAAATGGCTCTAGGCGCGAATTCTAGTCACCTTGAGTTTGTTGTCGCGAACTCTCAGACTCTAGAGATGCTGCTGCCAAATTACTACAAAGATGCTGATTTCATAGCTGTGGATTGTAACATTCAGAATCATGAAGAGATTCTTGAATCATTGCGAAAAAACAGAAGGGATAAAAGTACCATTGTTTTGGGATACAATGCTTTTTGCAAGGAGTCATGGAGGAGCAGCCCTTTGAGGACACAATTGTTGCCTATCGGAGAAGGGCTGCTACTGACCAGAATAACTGCAAAGGCGAAAAAGGATACTGATCGAGGACACTGGATTGTTAAAGTAGATAAATGCACGGGGGAAGAACATGTATACAGAGTAAAATCTCCTCGAAGGAGAGTAGTTGAAGCCTAA
- the LOC129896815 gene encoding LRR receptor-like serine/threonine-protein kinase GSO1: MGFPPLFLCFLLILLSVSVNGNAELQALMDLKASLDPENALLTSWTVSGNPCDGSFEGVACNEKGQVANISLQGKGLKGKLSPAIGGLTHLSGLYLHYNSLYGEIPREISNLTELTDLYLNVNNLSGEIPQQLGNMSSLQVLQLCYNHFTGSIPTQLGTLKKLNVLALQSNQLTGAIPASLGDLGVLMRVDLSSNHLFGSIPSKLADAPLLEVLDIRNNKMSGNVPLALKRLVGGFLYENNPGLCGVGFPSLRVCTSLDRSNLNRPEPYGGGSGGLSTRDIPETANLNLNCSGNGCTKSSKTSQASVVVGVIVVTIIASAIGILSFTHYRRRKQKLGGGLEMCDSRLSVDQAKEVNRKNGSPLVSLEYSIGWDPLAEGRRYGGVSQEILQRYRFNLEEVESATQYFADKNLLAKSNFSTTYRGTLRDGSLVAVTRIAKISCKSEEAEFLRGLNVLTSLRHENLVRLRGFCCSKSRGECFLVYDFVPRGNLLHYLDVKDDEARALEWSTRVSIISGTAKGVEYLHGCKVNKPALVHQNICAENVLLDQRFKPLLSNSGLHKLVTNDTVFSALKASAAMGYLAPEYSTIGRFTERSDIYAFGVLIFQILSGKRKFTSSMRAAAESFKFHDLMDVNLRGSFSESEATKLAKIALLSTHECPEERPTMETIVRELGNLANSS; the protein is encoded by the exons ATGGGTTTTCCTCCATTATTTCTCTGTTTTCTCCTCATACTCTTGTCAGTTTCTGTAAATGGAAATGCTGAGTTACAAGCTCTAATGGACTTAAAGGCAAGTCTTGACCCTGAAAATGCTTTGCTCACATCATGGACTGTTTCTGGTAATCCATGTGATGGTTCTTTTGAAGGTGTTGCTTGTAATGAAAAGGGTCAAGTTGCTAACATTTCTCTACAAGGTAAAGGCCTTAAAGGGAAGTTGTCTCCAGCCATCGGTGGGCTAACTCACTTGAGTGGACTCTACTTGCATTATAATTCATTGTATGGAGAGATACCAAGAGAAATTTCTAATTTGACAGAGCTCACTGATCTGTATTTGAATGTTAATAATCTCTCTGGTGAGATCCCTCAACAACTTGGAAACATGTCAAGCTTGCAAG TTTTGCAACTATGCTATAACCACTTTACTGGGAGCATACCCACTCAACTAGGGACTCTAAAGAAGCTCAATGTCCTGGCTCTGCAATCCAATCAGTTAACTGGTGCGATCCCCGCTAGCTTGGGTGACTTGGGAGTGTTGATGAGGGTGGACTTGAGTTCTAATCATCTTTTCGGTTCAATTCCTTCAAAACTTGCGGATGCTCCCTTGCTTGAAGTTTTGGATATTCGAAATAATAAGATGTCTGGCAATGTGCCTCTTG CTTTGAAGAGATTAGTTGGAGGATTCCTGTATGAGAACAATCCAGGACTATGTGGTGTGGGTTTTCCGTCCTTGCGAGTTTGTACATCTTTGGATCGCTCGAATCTTAATAGACCAGAGCCCTATGGAGGTGGCTCAGGTGGTTTATCTACTAGAGATATTCCAGAGACAGCTAATCTCAATCTAAATTGTAGCGGAAATGGCTGCACAAAGTCGTCTAAAACCTCACAGGCATCTGTTGTTGTAGGGGTTATTGTGGTTACTATTATTGCATCTGCTATAGGAATTCTTTCATTCACGCACTATAGAAGACGAAAACAGAAGCTTGGAGGTGGACTGGAAATGTGTGATAGCCGTCTAAGTGTTGACCAGGCCAAGGAGGTTAATAGGAAGAATGGTTCTCCCCTAGTCAGTCTTGAGTACTCGATTGGTTGGGATCCCTTGGCTGAGGGTCGGCGTTATGGTGGGGTTTCCCAAGAGATTCTGCAGAGATACAGATTCAATTTGGAAGAGGTGGAGTCGGCTACACAGTACTTTGCTGATAAGAATCTATTGGCTAAGAGCAACTTTTCAACTACATATAGAGGGACTCTAAGAGATGGATCACTTGTTGCTGTAACGAGAATTGCCAAAATTAGCTGCAAGTCAGAAGAAGCCGAGTTTTTAAGAGGACTAAATGTTTTGACGTCTCTGAGACATGAAAATTTAGTTAGGCTGAGAGGTTTCTGCTGCTCTAAAAGCAGGGGAGAATGTTTTCTCGTATATGATTTTGTGCCAAGAGGAAACTTGTTGCACTACCTAGATGTGAAGGATGATGAAGCTCGTGCTCTTGAATGGTCCACGAGGGTATCTATCATTAGTGGCACTGCAAAAG GCGTTGAGTATTTGCACGGGTGCAAGGTTAATAAGCCAGCTCTAGTGCATCAGAATATCTGTGCTGAGAACGTGCTCCTTGACCAGCGATTCAAACCATTGCTTTCAAATTCAGGCCTGCATAAGCTCGTCACAAATGATACCGTCTTTTCAGCCCTCAAGGCAAGTGCTGCCATGGGATATTTAGCTCCAGAGTACTCCACTATAGGCCGATTTACTGAGAGGAGTGATATTTATGCCTTTGGAGTGCTTATTTTCCAAATTCTCTCTGGCAAGCGAAAATTCACCAGTTCTATGCGTGCTGCTGCTGAATCGTTCAAATTCCATGACTTGATGGACGTGAATCTCCGTGGAAGTTTCTCTGAGTCTGAAGCAACAAAACTAGCGAAAATTGCTTTGTTAAGTACACATGAATGTCCAGAGGAGAGACCAACTATGGAAACAATCGTACGAGAACTTGGTAATTTAGCCAACTCTTCCTAA